TCACGTCACCTACGGTGGGGAACTGGGCAGGCTCGCCTCAGCGCTGAACGAGATGTCCCGGCGGCTCAAAGAGACTATACGCAGCATGGCCGATGATAAGAACAAGGTCCAGGCGATCCTCGCCAGCATGGTGGATGGGGTGATCGCCGTCGATAACGAGAGCCGGGTCATGCTCTTGAACCCCGCGGCCTGCAGGCTGTTTGGGGTGAGCGAGGAGGCGGCGCTGGGCCGGAAGATACTCGAGGTCATACGCAACTCCGAGCTCGCGGACGCCTTTACGGCTTCAACCCGGCAACAAGATGCCGGGGATGAAGTCAGCGTAAAAGAGTTCCGGGTCTTTTCCCCCGAGGAGATGACGCTCCGAGTTCACGTTACCGGAATCAGGGGCGAAAACGGGAGCGCCCTGCCCGTAGGCGCAGTGGCCGTGATTCAGGATGTAACCGAGCTCAGGCGGCTCGAGCAGGTCCGGACGGAGTTTGTCGGGAATGTATCCCACGAGCTCAGAACCCCCCTGACCTCCATAAAGGGATTCGTCGAGACCCTCCTGGATGGCGCCGTGGAGGAACCCCAGATGGGAAGGAAATTCCTGAAGATAATCCAAAAGGAAGCCAATCGCCTCGAAGCGCTGATAAGCGACCTGCTCGACCTTTCGAGGATCGAATCGAAAAATTTCGAGCTGCGGAAACGCCCTGCACGACTCCGGAAGATCGCCGAAAACGCCATAGCCACACTCGAGTTCAAGGCTAAGGAGAAGAATCTTCAGGTAGAGGTGTTGATTCCGCAGAATATGGGGAGTGTGCCCGTGGATAGGGACCTCCTTCTCCAGGTCTTCGTAAATCTCGTTGATAATTCGATTAAATATACCCCTGAAAACGGAATTATAACGATAAGTGCGGTGGAGGACTCCGACTGGGTCACCGTGAGCGTCAGCGATACGGGCATCGGCATCCCAAGGCAGCACCTGTCGAGACTCTTCGAGAGGTTCTACCGGGTCGACAAGGCCAGGTCGAGGGATGTGGGCGGGACGGGGCTCGGTCTGGCCATCGTGAAGCACATCGTCGAACGCCACGGCGGCAGGGTAAGCGTCGAGAGCGAGGTCGGCAGGGGCACGAGCGTGAGCTTTACGCTCCCCAGGCGGAATCAACCCCCCTCCTTAACATGATGTTAACATTCCGGAAACGTGGGGTTTACCGCCATTTTGTAGAATTTAATTTGTCCCCGTTTGATAAGCTGGGAGGAAAGTGCGATGGACCCAAGGCTCGCTTATAAAATCGTTACCCGTGACCTCTCGGTCTACTATGGCGACGCGCCAGCCTTGAAGGATGTGAACCTATCGATACCCGTGAAAAGCGTCACCGCCTTGATCGGGCCGTCGGGTTGCGGGAAATCAACCTTCTTGAGAACCCTGAACCGGATGAACGACCTCGTCGATAATGCTAGGATCCACGGCGAGGTTCTCCTGGATAACCAGAACATCTACAACCCTGAAACGGACATTATCAGCCTGAGGAAGCGCCTGGGCATGGTTTTCCAGAAGCCAAACCCGTTCCCGATGACGATCTTCGACAATATCGCCTACGGGCCGAGGGTGCACGGCCTGAGGGACCGGCAGAGGCTAGCTGAGATCGTCGAAAAAAGTCTTATAGCGGCGGCCCTCTGGGACGAGGTCAAAGACCGGCTCAGAGATTCCGCCTTGAGCCTTTCAGGCGGCCAGCAGCAGAGGCTTTGTATCGCACGGCTCCTCGCAGTCGAGCCTGAGGTGCTTCTGATGGATGAGCCATGCTCGGCGCTGGACCCCATATCCACCTCGAGGATCGAGGACCTGATCCAGGAGTTGAAGCGGGAGTATACGATCGTGAT
This sequence is a window from Bacillota bacterium. Protein-coding genes within it:
- a CDS encoding PAS domain S-box protein; amino-acid sequence: MMIRNWSILARLTLAFFLLILLATILTTVNLNGAIGQYYLDKMDSSLSSSTALIADMLQAYTLSESNRAVLQPLAQDLARKSQARVTIIGKDGIVLADSQENPMRMDNHRYKPEIQSAFSGKIGREMRHDSAGGAAIKYVALPIMKDGQLAGAVRLSMPLTEIHRVIAGIRGMLIRMSLISILLSLALAYLIARTFTDPLREMLEAALAVANGDFGRRLHVTYGGELGRLASALNEMSRRLKETIRSMADDKNKVQAILASMVDGVIAVDNESRVMLLNPAACRLFGVSEEAALGRKILEVIRNSELADAFTASTRQQDAGDEVSVKEFRVFSPEEMTLRVHVTGIRGENGSALPVGAVAVIQDVTELRRLEQVRTEFVGNVSHELRTPLTSIKGFVETLLDGAVEEPQMGRKFLKIIQKEANRLEALISDLLDLSRIESKNFELRKRPARLRKIAENAIATLEFKAKEKNLQVEVLIPQNMGSVPVDRDLLLQVFVNLVDNSIKYTPENGIITISAVEDSDWVTVSVSDTGIGIPRQHLSRLFERFYRVDKARSRDVGGTGLGLAIVKHIVERHGGRVSVESEVGRGTSVSFTLPRRNQPPSLT
- a CDS encoding phosphate ABC transporter ATP-binding protein, which encodes MDPRLAYKIVTRDLSVYYGDAPALKDVNLSIPVKSVTALIGPSGCGKSTFLRTLNRMNDLVDNARIHGEVLLDNQNIYNPETDIISLRKRLGMVFQKPNPFPMTIFDNIAYGPRVHGLRDRQRLAEIVEKSLIAAALWDEVKDRLRDSALSLSGGQQQRLCIARLLAVEPEVLLMDEPCSALDPISTSRIEDLIQELKREYTIVIVTHNMQQAGRVSDYTGFFLTGELVEFGRTSALFENPADRRTEDYITGRFG